The proteins below come from a single Etheostoma spectabile isolate EspeVRDwgs_2016 chromosome 4, UIUC_Espe_1.0, whole genome shotgun sequence genomic window:
- the mrto4 gene encoding mRNA turnover protein 4 homolog gives MPKSKRDKKISLTKTAKKGLESKQKLIEELRKCVDTYRNLFIFSVANMRNNKLKDIRTAWKHSRFFFGKNKVMVVALGKGETDEYKDNLHKVTKYLRGEVGVLFTNKTKDEVQEYFSHFKELDYARSGNRAQMDTTLDEGPLEQFPHSMEPQLRQLGLPTALKKGVVTLLKDHTVCKEGDVLTPEQARILKLFGIEMAEFKVQIKCMWNSETGEFENVAGEEESMQDNEEEDDEDAE, from the exons ATGCCGAAGTCAAAGAGGGACAAGAAAA TTTCGTTGACGAAAACAGCCAAGAAGGGACTGGAGTCAAAACAGAAACTAATCGAGGAG ttacGGAAATGTGTGGACACCTACAGAAACTTGTTCATATTCTCTGTGGCCAATATGAGGAATAACAAACTGAAAGACATCAGGACAGCATGGAAACACAGCAG ATTCTTCTTCGGCAAAAATAAAGTCATGGTGGTTGCTTTGGGTAAAGGAGAAACAGACGAATACAAAGATAATTTGCACAAG GTCACCAAGTATCTACGAGGAGAAGTGGGAGTACTattcacaaataaaacaaaggatGAGGTACAAGA GTATTTCAGTCATTTCAAAGAGCTGGATTATGCACGATCAGGCAACCGTGCACAGATGGACACAACTCTGGATGAGGGACCCCTTGAACAGTTTCCTCACTCGATGGAGCCACAGTTGAGGCAATTAGGACTTCCCACTGCTCTCAAGAAAG GAGTGGTGACACTGCTGAAGGACCACACAGTCTGTAAGGAGGGAGACGTGCTTACTCCTGAGCAGGCTCGTATTCTG AAACTCTTTGGCATCGAGATGGCAGAATTCAAGGTGCAGATCAAATGTATGTGGAACTCAGAAACAGGCGAGTTTGAGAATGTTGCTGGTGAGGAAGAGTCTATGCAGGATAATGAAGAGGAAGATGACGAAGATGCTGAATGA
- the LOC116687373 gene encoding LOW QUALITY PROTEIN: aflatoxin B1 aldehyde reductase member 2-like (The sequence of the model RefSeq protein was modified relative to this genomic sequence to represent the inferred CDS: inserted 1 base in 1 codon), producing the protein MQWVKTGNMCTLKNVLTYLPRYVARRNLSSQTKRPVTLLGTMSLGDPANAEQSLEMVKTFLDRGHSHVDSAFMYVDGKAETALGGMNLPKTVSIATKANPWDGKTLKPESVRSQLETSLQRLRTDCVDLFYLXAPDHQNPIQDTLRACNELHKEGKFKEFGLSNYASWQVAEIVNICRHKNWIVPTVYQGMYNAITRQVETELLPCLRYYGMRFFAYNPLAAGILTGKYNYQDKDGPQPAGRFFGNKLAAAYRDRWKQSQFKAIDVVLKALETVYGSEKPSLTSAAMRWLYXXXXLKGDLGDGVIIGMSRXXXXLQQNLAAAEEGPLDERVVATFNEAWNLVAHVCPNYIR; encoded by the exons ATGCAGTgggtaaaaacaggaaacatgtGCACACTTAAAAATGTGCTCACATATTTGCCGAGATATGTGGCTCGTCGAAATTTGTCGTCTCAAACTAAACGGCCTGTTACCTTACTGGGAACTATGTCATTGGGTGATCCAGCCAACGCTGAGCAGAGCCTGGAGATGGTGAAGACTTTCCTGGACAGGGGACACAGCCATGTGGACTCAGCCTTCATGTATGTGGATGGGAAGGCAGAGACAGCCTTAGGGGGGATGAATCTTCCTAAAACAG TAAGCATAGCAACCAAGGCCAACCCCTGGGATGGGAAGACGCTGAAGCCAGAGAGTGTGCGCTCTCAGCTGGAAACCTCCCTTCAGAGGTTACGGACCGATTGTGTGGACCTATTCTACC CAGCCCCTGACCACCAGAACCCCATCCAGGATACTCTTAGGGCCTGTAATGAACTGCACAAGGAG GGAAAATTCAAGGAGTTTGGTCTATCAAACTATGCATCGTGGCAAGTGGCTGAAATTGTCAACATCTGCAGACACAAAAACTGGATTGTTCCCACTGTGTATCAG GGAATGTACAATGCCATTACAAGACAGGTTGAAACGGAGTTGCTGCCATGTTTGAGATACTACGGAATGAGATTCTTCGCATACAATCCCCTAGCAG CTGGCATTTTGACAGGAAAGTACAATTACCAAGACAAAGATGGTCCCCAGCCTGCTGGACGATTCTTTGGTAACAAATTGGCTGCAGCGTACAGGGACAGGT GGAAGCAGAGTCAATTCAAAGCAATTGACGTGGTTCTAAAGGCCTTGGAGACCGTTTACGGTTCAGAGAAACCTTCCCTGACTTCTGCTGCTATGCGCTGGTTGTACCANNNNNNNNNNCTTAAG GGTGATCTTGGTGATGGAGTGATCATTGGCATGTCAAGAANNNNNNNNNNCCTTCAGCAAAACCTGGCTGCTGCCGAGGAGGGTCCTCTGGATGAAAGAGTTGTTGCCACTTTCAATGAGGCCTGGAATCTCGTTGCCCACGTGTGTCCAAACTACATCCGTTGA